The Helianthus annuus cultivar XRQ/B chromosome 15, HanXRQr2.0-SUNRISE, whole genome shotgun sequence genomic sequence TTAAGTGATTTGGGGAAGGAGGTTCAAATTAGGGCTTGGAATAGGGATTTAATGTAAAGCTAATAGAGAAGAGGGGCATAAAGGTCTTTTACTCAGCTTTTGAACGGTTAAACCAAGGTCTGACTAACGGATGGGGGCAAAGTGTGAAGAATTGCGGGCACAGGGTGGCATTAGGCAACATTTGGAATGGAGGATGTTATTATGCAATATGGGCGAAACTATAGGAGGACAAATTGTAATtaacttcaaaaaaaaaatggtaCAACCTACAAACCAAAAGGTACACCACAGATAAGGAGGGAAAACCATAACAGAATGTACAATATACCATTACTTACCAATGTTGCAAATCAGTAGTatcataatataatataatataatatactaATTTACTGACCTAAATGCTCTGTTTCATGTCGATAtacatttaaataataaatttacGAGCCTAGCTTTAGTAATAGAATGACTTTATttagactgcggggtatggggcgggggtttgggcgtgggtgggctgaaaacgcccaagccaccaccccgggtgggcatgggtttgggcgtggcccctttttcgtgggtttgaagccgggcgtggggcgggctagcaaGGTGACATGATAGGTTCTCAATGGCTATGTGTTAActcatgccccaacccaagctcccaactcaagccccaccataccccatgggtgtgagtttttttttccattttttcccattccacgtgtcaacaaatgccccaactCATGCCCTAACCCAAATCCACCATACCCAACAGTCTTACAAAAAGGCATGAGTTTTAGTGTGTAAGCGTAACCCATGCCTACGAAGCAAACCCCGTACATTGAGGTGGTGTCATTCATGCCAAATCAAATGGGCCCCACCAAATCTACAATTGGGTAATGCCGAATCTTTTCTTTGCccactccaaaataatacaactATAACACAATATGTCTCTATAATATTAATTACTCACATACCACTTGTCCTCTTATCCTTTAAATCCATTATCTCACTTTCCTCGTAAGCAAAGAAAAGCATTACACTTTTTTCGTACCAAAAACCccatttttgttttcttgttctAAAAGCTCTACAGTTGATTACTTTGAAGATGGGTTCTTATTCATTAGATCAAGAAAACAAGATCGGTATCATGGGTTATGATTATAATGATTGTGATGATTCATTTATATCGGATGTTTCGAGTGTTGTGTCTTTAGATGATGATTCTGATGATGTCTTAGAAGAATGCGACTCGTCTTCCTCGATTCGCAGCCATGGCTTAGAAGACATGTCTGGTCTCCTTCAACAACTTCCCTCTAAGTAAGTCAATAAGTTAAAACAtgattcttgtttttttttttttgacggaCGGGTCAACCCAACCcgtattttttattattatatgttTTTGATGAGCCCCGTGAATTTTTGGACTTTTTAAGCAAGAAAAAAAACGAGAATCGAACTAGATTATATCGTTCAGTTATTATTTCCAATGGTTACTTAAGAGTGTATTAGCTTTTTATGGTTAGAGAAAAATTATCGGAGGTTTGTCCATTTTTCATCTTTAATCactaactttttaaaattacacctatagtccccaagaTTTTGAATTTCGTTCCCAGATAGTCCATGGCGTGGATGAGGGTTAGTTTTTAGTGTTAGGTgtgtgtgaaatgacaaaaatacccttactatcaaattaataactaaaaagttaaaagaaatataattaatattttacaatttatgtgggacccaccccccacttcatcttcctcactccacaccaccaccaccaccatcttccccCCACCCCCCACACACACTGCGCCATGTTAGACGGTTTCCTACATCTTACTTGGACTCTCAAGTGAACCCATAGTCCAATATACAAGAAAGTATCCTTTAATACACAATAGAGATCATATATTATATGAATGTGCTAGCAAGCCTGTGTGGATTAATCAAGAAACTGAACTTGCCATTATAAAGCGATCCTTTCACTagtaagaccgtggggtatggtgggcttgggttggggtttGGGTTGGGGTTGACACGTGTAATTTCAAAAGTTAATTCTCAAACCCACTTTAGATGGGGTATGGTGGGCGTTGCTTGGCTGGCGTGGCCAAGCCATATCaactttttttaatatatatatatatatataaccaaaaactacataaacatacaaaataattattaaaataaacatacaaaataattatcaaaataaaaaactatcattcttcgtcggtttcgaacccaggaatcgttgaaacatgatccaccaaatcagatcgaaggttgtgatgtatatcccttgactttatcaaaaattcatttgtcgctttatcttcgtctgttacgttacctggttgggagtcatcgtcatcatagtaggtaaAGACCGCTCTACCTtaatcctccaaaatcatgttgtgaagaatgatacatgtgtacatcacgtttccaatctgatccttgtcccatagtcgacaaggcattgccaatattccccaccttttcttcaaaacaccgaatgctcgctcgacgtctttacgtgcagccatctggaccctgttaaactttaatctctttagATCTGTGGTACGGtgtcttgtgaacgattttacgaaaaccccccactctgggtaaatcccatcaactaggtagtacccgtacactactcaaccccgtttacaaataaagttcctttgggtcctataccatttacccgatcattgaaaaggggcgagtggtttatgatggtaatatcattatgtgaacctggcatactGAAGAACGCATGCAATATCCAAAGATAttgggacgcaaccgcttcaagcatgatggctggcatcccgtgaaatccactagtgtgagcgccttgccattgggtaggacaaagttcccaaggccatttcatacaatctaaactacctagcatcccgggtagcccatgTTAATCTGCGCgatgttccaatatttgttgcatgtcactgaaagagggctttctcaaatatcttttcctataaagttctagaatacacgaacaaaagttgtgaagattttctctagctacacgtgcagacatttttaaatagtcatccataatgtccgaactattgccatacgctaactgcctaagtgcggccgtgacattttgccacgtactaaatcctaattgcccggttacgtcgggtttttgttggaaataaacatacttctcctcaagatctctagatatccttaaaaataagtttctactcatacgaaaacgacgcctaaacattttttcatcatacttaggttccgctgagaagtaatcgcttaccaacaaattgTTAGCGGCGTGCCGTTTACGAGCGATGTACCTTCTCCTCCGTTTAGGTTGTTGAGTCTCTTCCCcatcgtcttcgtcttccacgatagctttcaccaccgtcgcgatcgtttgtagaaatatttccgccccatcgtcagatgatgatgacgattcactataacttgaagaactcatggcaagattgtgttttatgtgtttgatattgtgtgagaaaaatgtttaatatggtaaggtatttataaaggaaatttaaaaaaaaaaaaaaaacaaaactagcCCCCAACGGCTAGTTTGAATTGGTCATTCacagcccgccatgtcagcttgctcccccgccccacgcccggcttgaaacccaagccccgagggccacgccccaacccaagcccacccggggtggtggcttgggcgttttcccccaacccacgccccaacccaagccccatacccatAGTCTAATATAATAGATAGTGAGATACACCATTATTTAACTCACTCCTTAATTAATTGAACATTGTCACAAAGGAATGATTCAAAGGAATACGGTGACAAATACATAGATTATGTGGTCATGTAAATAACCGAGGTAAATCCATGGTTAATGATTAATGTAGCACTGTGAGAGTTCTCAAGAAAGTAGTTTCTGACTTTAGTGGGCAGTGTAGGTATATGGTCTTTTTGCTTCTGGGACACCATATTTATCTTCAAACACTTTAAGTTATCAAAtgtagatggtggtggtggttgaaggtagagatggtggtggtgggtaccatataaattataaaatattaattatatttcttttaactttttagttattaatttgaCACTAaaggtatttttgtcatttcaaaCGCGCCTAACacaaaaaactaacccccatccacgTCAGCGACTATCCGGAAACGAAATTCTAAAACTTGGGGGCTATAggtgtaattttaaaaagttagtgactaaaggtgaaaaatgagcaaaccatagggactatccgagcatttttctcttatGGTTATTATTACTTCAAAAACCTTATTAGCTAAGGATGTAAATGAGCTAAGTTGGGCCCGAGTTCATTTATCAAGCTTCACTCGTTATGAGTTTTTTTACTCTTTATGAGTTTTATTTCAAAAGCTCAAGTTCCACTTGTTTACTGTTTATTAAAATTTTAtcaaaaagttatatatattttgtatttacaaattatattatatattatatattatatattatatattatatattatatattatatattatatattatatattatatattatatattatatattatatattatattatatatatactaCAATTATCAACTTAGGTGAATAGTGATTTGTGTTTTCTCTTTTTTCTGTCCTTTTTGTCTTTtcgctttttttttctttttgtattttttctatATTTATACCTCTTCACTTTCAGCATTAACACATACAACCTCTTAACTTTCCAAAAATATTGTAATCGAGttttacgtgtttatttttatgtacatgtgAGTATAAATTCATGTTGATTTACGTTTCGACATAATTTTTTTCGGGAAATgaatcgggtcaaatataatatagtCTTATGCTTATTATTATGTATCTTTTCAGTTGttttacgttttgacgtaaaaaaaaaatttctgcAAATGAGTCGAGTcaaaatataatacgtttttgtgcttatttttatgtatgttttcatTTGACCTAAGTTTTGACGTAATTTTTTTGAGACACTGCGGCATGCGGGGCAATTTACTAGTTTAATACACATATTAAATTATACTTTAGTTATCTTTAAATTATCTTTTCCatatattgtttattattattatgtaaatatatatttaatacaTTAAATAAAAACATTTATAAGCTAATGGACTCGTTTAGGCTTGTAAGCTAATTCGAGTTCGAGAAGTGAAGCTCAGGTTCCTTATTAAGCATGCTTATTTTTAGGCTTAAGCTCGAGCTCAGTTAAGTTCGTATCGATTCAAACTTTTAACAAGCAGGTCTCGAGTAGATCACTAGCGGGTTGGCTCGTTTAAATCCCTATTTGTAGCTCATAATATTACTAGTTGCAATGGTAAGTGACCACAGTTCGTTTAAATCCCCATTTGTAGCTCATATTATTACCGGTTGCAATGGTAAGTGACCACTGTTTATGTGACCAACCTGAATAAAAAATTCGAAAGTCGAGTTAAGAGACAATTGAGCACAAAATGACCCTAGTAGAAAAAAATTATGTGTCCGTCACCGTCCTTATATCATGAATATGTTCTTATATTTATGCTTGAGGAACCCACAGGAGATCAGGGTTGTCCAAGTACTTTCAAGGGAAGTCACAATCATTCACATCTTTAGCAAACGTGGTGTGCTTAGAAGATCTTGCAAAGCCAGAAAACCCTTTCAACAAGAAGCTGAAATCATGCAAAAGTTATGTAGGATTATCAAGAGTTGTTTCATCTCCCACAGAAAGTGCTTCATCTTCAAAACTTTTAGCCAAAAGGATGTCTTCAGGAACATCTTCTTCTTTACCAAGCAACAACGGCTGCAGACTGGCCACCTGCTCGTCGTTCATCTCATTACAATGATGCTACAAGTGCTTAGGTTTCTCAAATCAAACTACCTTGTTTGTTTGAGTAATCATGTTCGAAAGGGCATTTCGCGCAGAGAGAATGATGGTCATGAACAACCATATTCATATTTGAGTTATAACCATTGTGTATACTACTAAATTACTAATCACCAAAGGATCTGATTTAGTTTCTATTTGACTAAACTTTAAAATAATCGAACACTTCTACCGTCACTTTTGAGTTTTGATCAACTCAAGCAACGTAACACTATTCATttcatttatatataatataggagaattatataaataaattgaTTGCGATTGgtgtttctttctttcttttttttttttttttttgaaaggagaaCTTCATTAAAAAAAACACACGCCAAACCCAAAAAGCGGGCGGCAACAAAGACAAACAAAGTACATAAATACAAATTTACACCATTTTCCTAAGAGATATTTTTATGATTAGATCTACTTCTAAGCCAAAGACAACCCACCGTCTTGACTTCATGGATAATGTTTTCAACACGGACATGTTTGTTGTCGAAAAGGAAGTTGTTTCTTGCCCTCCAGATACTCCAACAAATGATCAAGATAATCCCGTGAAACACCTCCTTTTCCGGATCTTTTAAGCCCACGAAGATGTGCAATTCCAATAAGTCTTTAAGCGAGAACATGAAGAGATTGGGAACCTGGCACCAATTGCTGATGTGGAGCCAAACGATAGCTGCCACGCCGCACTCGATGAATAAGTGATTCATTGTTTCTTCTCCGATGCCGCATAGAGAGCATGTCGTATCCTCCACGTGAATGTTCCTAGTCCTTAAAGCAACCCTGGTGGGGATTCTATCCATTTCTGCCCTCCAAGCTAAAATGTTACATTTAATCCGGACCCAATTGATTGGTGTTGGAATAAACAAAGGGGGTGCGGGAGAGTGACGTAGGCACATGATTCATGAATGCAATTAAAACTGTGTTAattgtttaattttaaattaCTTGTGCAAAATTGCATGCACGAATGGAAATGGCTCACAAGCACCGGTCCTACTGGATTCTAAATTATTTCAAGTGGGCTTAGCTATAAGTATTTGGGCTAGAAATTACATTGAGCCCACAATGCAAGTCTACTTGAATTAGGTGTGCGTGCACAAACCGGGTTTTTTTCTAATACCCGGTTCGGGCATATACTCGGGTACGGGTATGATTGGGTTTTGACTTTTCGGGTGTTGGTCATACCTGTGTCAGGTTCGGGTCCGGGTTTTGGCCAAAAACTCTATACCCTGTCTACCCGGGTTCGGGTTTTCAATGCCCGGGTATTAGAATACCGTATTCCAGGTCCAGGTAGGGTCCGGTTATTGGTCGGGTAGGGTTCGGGTGTTGGTCGGGTATGTTCGGGTATGGGTATAGATCAGGTTTTTTTTCGATTCATTTTTTTGGCATAAACATAGAAATATAATAGAAACTTTTATATTTACATATTGTATGCTTTGAAATTTGCCCAAAACAGTCTCACGGAAGCTCTAAACGTTCAAAAAAAGTTGTTGTACACAACGGATCCAGGTATTACGAAAACCCGGGTACAAACCGGGTATGAAAAAACCCGGGTTCGGGTATTGAACAGAATATGCATACCCAGTCCCTACCCTACGGGTAGGATCGGATTCGGGTTTAAAAAACCTGGTTTTTCTAATGCCCGGGTTCGGTTATTTTTTTCGGGCCCGGGTTTgggttttttgtgcacctctaggGTGCACAGAATTGAGGTTACACTCTTATCAATAGAAGTGCACGTATCGGGTATCTTCAATAACCAGTTCAGGACAAAGAACCAGTTTCGGATATTGAATTGAAGGGCAAAATCGGGTATTGTTATACCCGGTTTCGGTTATAGGCTTAAAAACCATACCCTATATACCTTTTTCGGTTCGGGTATGGAACCGGTTCTTCCAGTTCCGGGTATTGAAAAAAACTTGTCCGATATGCAAAAAACCACCAGTTTTGAGGCTGCAACTTATTttgttacaaatatatatatatatatatatatatatatatatatatatatatatatatatatatatatatatatatatatatatatatatatatatatatataggggaccgttaaaatgaaaaccacctccagttgtaagagccatgagaactttttgatccggggcgagttggaccaaatttttttttcataaacgttgatgcgtgtattataaacacatttgtaaaaaataaaattcaaaaaaaatgtcgtgagtgtagttttgagcaccacaagtttgtttttacgggtaccgtaaattttatttaaataaaatttacggtacccgtaaacacaaacttgtggtgctcaaaactacacacacgacatttttttttgaattttttttttttacaaatgtgtttgtAATAAGCGCAtctatgtttttaaaaaaaaattttggtccaaatcgccccgtacggtgtagttctcatggttcttacaactgtaggtggttttcattttagcggtatatatatatagggtggggttcggctagaaagtccaaatttcataaaaagtgtaaaaagtcataaaacactctaatttcagctataaaacacacctaaaacccacaaataatagagcgaaaattactaaaacaacatattcaaaccataatagttcataaaaacttaaaacacacaatcgtagaactatcaatataaaacacaacatgataatcaacataaaacacactaatgttagtcattcgataatcaaagccttatcatccaaaacacaacacaaacccCACAAATATGACGTTTTAGTAATCTTTACTTTGGTATttatgggttttgagtgtgttttatggttgacatgaTGGTGTTTTATTCAAAAGGGCATGATGGTAATTTGATTATTaatttaattttggaatattCTATATATATCCTAAACTAACTATCCAGATATTTATAGAAACGTATATCTCTTTGACAATTTCAAATCATTAGGATTTCAAAAGGGCAGTTACTTTAAACTACGAAGTTCAAATCATTAACAATTTCttcacattgtgttttatcagttactgggtTCATCaaaatgtgttttaacagttactggtttcatcacaatgtgttttatcagttactagTTGATATGATTTTTagcattcttgatgttgtgttttatcagttactggttcatgttgtgttttatcagttaatggtttcatcacaatgtgttttatcagtttcgggtttcagttactgtttcatCACAATGTTTTCTATCATTTACTGGTTGATGTGATTTTagcattcttgatgttgtgttttatcagttactggtttcatcacaatgtgttttatcaattaccggtttcatcacaatgtgttataCCAGTTATGATTCATGAATGACATGTTCTTTTGTATTTTATCTATTGTTTCATCATagtgtgttttatcagttactggttgatGTGATTTTCGCATTCTTGATGTTGtattttatcagttactggtttcatcacaatgtgttttatcagttactggttccagttactgtttcatcacaatgtgttttatcaattattggttgatatgattttggcattcttgatgttgtgttttagcagTCAGTCACTAGTtcgtcacattgtgttttatcgCACACACTACTATGAACACATCTAGATCTGATTTATCGTTATTTTTTATATGATTTGGTGTTTTTAAATGTGAgggattagagagagagagaaaaaatttCGACATTTTTGGTGGTGGTTTTATGATTGGTAGTTATTTCCTTAttaaaaacaacttaaatgacacATTTACCCCCAATAAATTAAATTAGCTTATTTTAAAGACACGTATATTACCAAAATGTGAACAAAacgatctcaaccattaaacacactcaTCTAATGGCCTAGATCGCTTCCTACACTTTCTAGGAAAACACACATTCCGCAGGatccctactatatatatatatatatatatatatatatatatatatatatatatatatatatatatatatatatatatatatatatatatatatatatatatatatataggaaatataaaacgaaaacccacttgagttaaAAAAACCCCAAgaaaaccctatgtaacatttttactTTTTTCTAAAAAATCAGGAAATGTAACATAAATATATTTGAATATTGATGTTAGGTATATTTTGTAGTAATTCGCATTGATTTTTaatgtgttaacatgttaatTCGTATCCGTTTATATACTTATCACGTGTTGGTGTTTTTGACTTAATAGGTGCTAGAAAGGGTGAAAAgagaaaccgagctgaaaatcggGTTCGATGGGTCAACACGGGAGCTGTAGCAGAAAAAGTCAACCTGGGTATCTCAGGCTACATGCGGAAGCTGACCAAGACTCTCCCGCGACGCGCGGGAGAGGTCAATTATGGGAAAAAAAGTATAAGACAGCTGAAATCAATTTTTAGGTTATCCATTCCATTCCCAGCCGTCAGAGATGAATCAAAGGGCGATTTTAGGCGATTTGGGCACTATTCTTCCATATTTCAAGCTGTTCTTTGATTTCCGATCAATTCTCGATGACAACTGAAGTTGTGATGACTTCCATGCGCGGCTAAACGCTTGGTGACCTCCGCCCGGATGAATGTTTATTAGTTTTTGCACTTTGAACTTTGTTTGCAGATTCGTATAAACTGGTAATTTAAACTATTTGTGTTGATTCTGTGAAACGTTTATTATATTTGAATTGTTCGTCTTTTATCAAGAgtaatgttggtgcacttgtgtctgtactttgtctgtattttgtaatgttataaaacgatgtcttttgtctgtcgtGTTTACGTCTTATGTTGGTTTGTTTATGTGTTTGaatgtatgtttgaccaagtcaaccatcctcctggtttgacttggccaaacagtcaacactaaGTTTGTAAGATTgtttgcttcgaaggatgtcatcgaaggatggtttgtatccttcgatgacttcgaaagacaaccttcgatggatacagatggacctcgaaggatatatcatccttcgaggtatgtatggatccttcggtagatttctggtcgatagatgatccttcgaccagactatcttatccttcgagc encodes the following:
- the LOC110912078 gene encoding uncharacterized protein LOC110912078, which translates into the protein MGSYSLDQENKIGIMGYDYNDCDDSFISDVSSVVSLDDDSDDVLEECDSSSSIRSHGLEDMSGLLQQLPSKRSGLSKYFQGKSQSFTSLANVVCLEDLAKPENPFNKKLKSCKSYVGLSRVVSSPTESASSSKLLAKRMSSGTSSSLPSNNGCRLATCSSFISLQ